The sequence GTACCCCACCCTCACCGAGGAGGACGTCATCGCGGCTATCGGCTACGGCGAGGTCGCGTGACGGGAGCCCTGCGGATCTCCGTGCTTCTCGACGAGGGTGCGCCTGCGCTCGTCGCGCGGCCGTTCTCGGAGCGCGGCCATACCGTCATTCGTCACGGGGACGTCTGCTCCCCGGGTGCCCGGGACGCCGTGGTCGTGGCTCAGGCGCTGCTCAACAAGGCCGTCCTGATCGCGGTGGATCTCGACATGAAGCGCTTCGCACGCCGCTTCGGCGCCCCGCAGGACGGCGGCAGGTACAAGGAACTCCACCTCATCTCCGTCGGGTGCAAGGAGACGATGGCCGCGAAGCGGCTCGAGCAGGCCCTGTCGTTCATCGAGCACGAATGGGACTATGTTTGCCGCAAGCCGAGCCGCCGCATGTGGGTCGACATCGGCCCCCACCGCCTGACGACGTATCGCTGAGCATTCCGCCACCCCGCAAAAAAGAGCCGCCCGGGGGCGGCTCTGAAGTCGTCAACAGGGAGGCGTCAAACAGAGTGGACAGGAGCCACTCGCATCCAGAGAACTGGACACCTGCATTCATCAAGCAAAAAGCTTAATGACCGGTTAACGAAACGCAGCGCCTTCGCACGTCCTGGACGATTTCGGCACAAACGCCCGCGGCGTCACGTCGCGGGCTTGAAGAAGGCGTCCGCGGCCGACTTCGAATCCTGCTTCTTCGCCTTCGCCTCCCGCAGCCGTCCGATCTCCTGCTCGAGCGCGTTGATCCGCTCGTCGAGCTCCTCGATGGACAGGTGGGCGAGGTCCTGCCCGATCACGTGCGTGTCGGGGCGGGGGCGCGGCAGCTCCTCGCCGAAGGGATCGATGGACATCTCGCGTCTCCTCCAGGCGGCGTGTGTCTCTCCGTCCCATGCTAGCGCGATCGGGCGCGCGAGGCCAACCGGGGCCGGGATCTCCGCCGCGGGAGGACGCCTTGCCAACGCGTCCGCGCGCGTGTCACCTCGCGGGTGATCCACACAGTCGCCGAGAGGAGCCCGCCATGCCCGACGCCAGCCCGATCCCGCAGACGATGCGCGCCGTGATCGCCGAGGGCGGCGGCGGGCCCGAGGTGCTGACCCTGGTCGAGCGCCCCGTGCCGACGCCCGGCCCCGGCGAGATCCTGGTGAAGGTCGCGGCGGCGGGCATCAACCGTCCCGACGTGATCCAGCGCGAGGGGAACTACCCCCCTCCCCCCGGCGCGCCGAACGTGCTCGGTCTCGAGATCGCCGGCACAGTCGTCGCGCGCGGCGCGGGCGCGACGCGCTACGCCGAGGGCGAGACGGTGATGGCGCTCGTGCCCGGCGGCGGCTACGCCGACTATTGCCTCGCGCACGAGGACAACACGCTGCCCGCGCCCACCGGGCTCTCGATGGTCGAGGCCGGCGCCATCCCGGAGACCTACTTCACGGTGTGGACCAACGTGTTCGACCGCGGCCGCCTCGCCGCGGGCGAGACGCTTCTCGTCCACGGCGGCTCGTCGGGCATCGGCACCACCGCGATCCAGCTGGCCAAGGCCTTCGGCGCGCGGGTGATCGTCACCGCCGGCACGGCGGAGAAATGCGCGCGCTGCCTCGAGCTCGGCGCCGATCGCGCCGTGAACTACAGACAAGAGGACTTCGTCGCCGCCGCCAAGGACTTCACCGGCGGGCGCGGCGTCGACTTGATCCTCGACATGGTCGGCGGCGACTACATCCCGCGCAATTACGAGGCCGCCGCGACGGAGGGCCGGATCGTGCAGATCGCCTTCCTGAAGAGCCCGAAGGTCGAGGTCGACTTCCGTCGCCTGATGCTGAAGCGCCTCACCCACACCGGCTCGACGCTGCGCCCGCGCAGCGTGGCGCAGAAGGCCGAGATCGCCGCCGCGCTCACCCGCGAGGTCGTGCCGCTCATCGGCCAGGGCCGCTGCAGGCCGGTGATCGATTCGACCTATCCGCTGGAGCAGGTGCGCGAGGCGCATGCGCGGATGGATTCGAGCGCGCATGTGGGGAAGATCGTGCTGGTCATGTCATGACGGGCGTGCGCACGCGCGAAGCCGTGGCGAGGATCGTCCCGCCCGGCCGCCCCCTCCCGCGCGCGCCGCGATAGCGCCCCCGCCCCGGCGCATCCTCGTTGCGCGCCGGGCGCGAAGCGCCTATATTCCACCCGTCCCCTTACAATCGGGTACGTCGTCGCTCCGGCCGCAGCCGGGTCGGAGCACGGAGAAGGTTTGCCGCGCGCCGGCGCATCGCGAGAGATCCGCGGTCCCGCGCTCGTTTCCAGGAGG comes from Salinarimonas sp. and encodes:
- a CDS encoding DUF5615 family PIN-like protein, with the translated sequence MLLDEGAPALVARPFSERGHTVIRHGDVCSPGARDAVVVAQALLNKAVLIAVDLDMKRFARRFGAPQDGGRYKELHLISVGCKETMAAKRLEQALSFIEHEWDYVCRKPSRRMWVDIGPHRLTTYR
- a CDS encoding DUF1192 domain-containing protein, coding for MSIDPFGEELPRPRPDTHVIGQDLAHLSIEELDERINALEQEIGRLREAKAKKQDSKSAADAFFKPAT
- a CDS encoding NAD(P)H-quinone oxidoreductase, yielding MPDASPIPQTMRAVIAEGGGGPEVLTLVERPVPTPGPGEILVKVAAAGINRPDVIQREGNYPPPPGAPNVLGLEIAGTVVARGAGATRYAEGETVMALVPGGGYADYCLAHEDNTLPAPTGLSMVEAGAIPETYFTVWTNVFDRGRLAAGETLLVHGGSSGIGTTAIQLAKAFGARVIVTAGTAEKCARCLELGADRAVNYRQEDFVAAAKDFTGGRGVDLILDMVGGDYIPRNYEAAATEGRIVQIAFLKSPKVEVDFRRLMLKRLTHTGSTLRPRSVAQKAEIAAALTREVVPLIGQGRCRPVIDSTYPLEQVREAHARMDSSAHVGKIVLVMS